AAATGGCTCTATCTTAGCTAGTGGTAGCGAAGATGAAACGATAAAGCTTTGGGATGTGGGAACTGGTAAATGTATTCAAACATTGCGATGCTGTAGACCATTAGAAGGCATGAACATTATTGGTGCTACAGGATTAACTGCAGCACAAAAAGCTGTCCTCAAAGCTTTAGGTGCACTAGAAAATGAAACATGAGTTTAGAAGTCACAGTTAAGACAGATTTCACACCTCGCGGTAATGTACATACCGTGATTGAGGTGCGTCATCATAAGCAAGAAATCACATCGTAGTAGTTAGACCTGTATTTGGGATGCGATCGATTTGACAGTTCTGTTGTCATCACGCTTTTTGATCACTTGTGCGGGCACGCCGACTGCAACTGACAAAGGTGGAATATCTTTAGTCACAACCGATCCTGCACCAATAATACTACCCCGCCCAATTGTAACTCCATCTAGTACTCTCACCCCACTTCCCAGCCAGCAATCATCCTCAATCACAATTCCTTTTACACTTAATCCCTGTTCTCTGAACTTCCGATTAGGATCTGCAAAAATGTGATTATTGGCGTAGAGTGATGAGTGGGATGCAATCATACAATCTTTACCAATCTTGATGAAACCTGGGCCAGCCATACAGACGTAGGGACCAATGTAAGTATGTTCACCAATATGAATATGACCATCTTGGTGACCACCGTAAGCTCTAATATCGACACCACGATCAATTGACACGTTTGACTCAAAGCAAATCTTATTACCTTTATTGCTCAGATAAGTGCCACTATATATACGGACATTATCTCCAATCTCAATAGTGCGCGTGCCGATAAACCGGACATTAGGTTGGATATAAACGGATTTTCCGACTCGACCGAAAATAGTCCGATAAACTATATTTCGTAGCACTTTACCGATGGGGGTAGGAATTCCTCCCAGGAGTCCTGTCAATATGTATTCCTTCCCGTAAAGCTGCAATAATTGAAAAGTTGAATTTTCTCCACTCATGGTTTTTAGCTCCCCTGTTGAATATAAACTGAAGCTTAGATTCCAGAAAAATAATCTGTTCTGATGAGAAAACATCAGATGCGTAACATCAGGTTTGTCAAATTCTTGCCCAACCAGAGGACTTATTAAAATCAAGAGTCCTCAAGTTAGTATTAAATATTCATAGCAACGCAAACAAGGAGTGAAAAAGTTTCACTTGCATGCAAATGTCATTGTTGATTTTAGGAGTGAAA
This portion of the Brasilonema sennae CENA114 genome encodes:
- a CDS encoding acyltransferase; the protein is MSGENSTFQLLQLYGKEYILTGLLGGIPTPIGKVLRNIVYRTIFGRVGKSVYIQPNVRFIGTRTIEIGDNVRIYSGTYLSNKGNKICFESNVSIDRGVDIRAYGGHQDGHIHIGEHTYIGPYVCMAGPGFIKIGKDCMIASHSSLYANNHIFADPNRKFREQGLSVKGIVIEDDCWLGSGVRVLDGVTIGRGSIIGAGSVVTKDIPPLSVAVGVPAQVIKKRDDNRTVKSIASQIQV